From a single Solanum dulcamara chromosome 4, daSolDulc1.2, whole genome shotgun sequence genomic region:
- the LOC129887565 gene encoding ricin B-like lectin EULS3 isoform X1, with translation MEYPFGHPNHGHHHHRRENDEEFPPPGHRPPSSYDEPPPPPQVGHVFHTSHVGGPPPMEANYGRPHYPPPPMDDSYGRTNYPPPPMEENYGGSYNRPPPMSDYYEAPPPSQPQPPTSGYSSVQHVSHESESVDRHHDRHRFQPHVPSFFHHQTSDPELMDKPSFRVYTKADTNYSLTIRDGKVVLASNDPSDPFQHWYKDEKFSTKCKDEEGFPSFALVNKASGLALKHSIGASHPVQLTPYNPDVLDASILWTESRDVGDGYRAIRMVNNINLNLDAWNADKEHGGVRDGTTVALWEWWKGDNRNQHWKIVRY, from the exons ATGGAATATCCTTTTGGACATCCCAACCACGGCCACCATCACCACCGTCGCGAGAACGACGAAGAATTTCCACCTCCCGGCCACCGACCACCGTCATCCTACGATGAACCCCCCCCTCCTCCTCAAGTTGGCCATGTCTTTCATACTTCCCATGTAGGTGGACCACCACCAATGGAAGCTAATTATGGCCGTCCTCATTATCCTCCGCCACCGATGGATGATAGTTATGGACGGACTAATTATCCACCGCCGCCAATGGAGGAGAACTATGGTGGATCTTACAATCGTCCACCGCCGATGTCTGATTACTATGAGGCCCCACCACCATCGCAACCTCAACCACCTACTTCCGGCTATTCCTCCGTCCAACACGTGTCTCATGAGAGTGAGAGTGTTGATCGTCATCATGATCGTCATCGTTTTCAACCACATGTGCCTTCATTTTTCCACCATCAAACTTCAGATCCAGAGCTCATGGATAAACCTTCTTTTAGGGTTTATACCAAAGCTGATACCAATTACTCTCTCACTATCCGTGACGGAAAAGTAGTTCTTGCCTCTAATGATCCATCAGATCCATTTCAA CACTGGTATAAAGATGAGAAGTTCAGCACTAAATGTAAGGATGAAGAGGGATTTCCAAGCTTTGCTCTGGTTAATAAAGCTTCAGGACTGGCCCTGAAGCACTCTATTGGCGCCTCTCACCCT GTGCAGCTCACCCCGTACAACCCCGATGTTCTTGATGCATCAATCTTATGGACAGAGAGCAGGGATGTGGGTGATGGTTATCGAGCAATTAGGATGGTCAATAACATTAACCTCAATCTAGATGCATGGAATGCTGATAAGGAGCATGGAGGTGTCCGCGATGGGACTACTGTTGCTCTTTGGGAATGGTGGAAAGGAGACAACAGGAATCAACACTGGAAGATCGTTCGCTACT
- the LOC129887565 gene encoding ricin B-like lectin EULS3 isoform X2, producing MEYPFGHPNHGHHHHRRENDEEFPPPGHRPPSSYDEPPPPPQVGHVFHTSHVGGPPPMEANYGRPHYPPPPMDDSYGRTNYPPPPMEENYGGSYNRPPPMSDYYEAPPPSQPQPPTSGYSSVQHVSHESESVDRHHDRHRFQPHVPSFFHHQTSDPELMDKPSFRVYTKADTNYSLTIRDGKVVLASNDPSDPFQVQLTPYNPDVLDASILWTESRDVGDGYRAIRMVNNINLNLDAWNADKEHGGVRDGTTVALWEWWKGDNRNQHWKIVRY from the exons ATGGAATATCCTTTTGGACATCCCAACCACGGCCACCATCACCACCGTCGCGAGAACGACGAAGAATTTCCACCTCCCGGCCACCGACCACCGTCATCCTACGATGAACCCCCCCCTCCTCCTCAAGTTGGCCATGTCTTTCATACTTCCCATGTAGGTGGACCACCACCAATGGAAGCTAATTATGGCCGTCCTCATTATCCTCCGCCACCGATGGATGATAGTTATGGACGGACTAATTATCCACCGCCGCCAATGGAGGAGAACTATGGTGGATCTTACAATCGTCCACCGCCGATGTCTGATTACTATGAGGCCCCACCACCATCGCAACCTCAACCACCTACTTCCGGCTATTCCTCCGTCCAACACGTGTCTCATGAGAGTGAGAGTGTTGATCGTCATCATGATCGTCATCGTTTTCAACCACATGTGCCTTCATTTTTCCACCATCAAACTTCAGATCCAGAGCTCATGGATAAACCTTCTTTTAGGGTTTATACCAAAGCTGATACCAATTACTCTCTCACTATCCGTGACGGAAAAGTAGTTCTTGCCTCTAATGATCCATCAGATCCATTTCAA GTGCAGCTCACCCCGTACAACCCCGATGTTCTTGATGCATCAATCTTATGGACAGAGAGCAGGGATGTGGGTGATGGTTATCGAGCAATTAGGATGGTCAATAACATTAACCTCAATCTAGATGCATGGAATGCTGATAAGGAGCATGGAGGTGTCCGCGATGGGACTACTGTTGCTCTTTGGGAATGGTGGAAAGGAGACAACAGGAATCAACACTGGAAGATCGTTCGCTACT